In the Lampris incognitus isolate fLamInc1 chromosome 11, fLamInc1.hap2, whole genome shotgun sequence genome, one interval contains:
- the evx2 gene encoding homeobox even-skipped homolog protein 2: MMERIRKEMILMERGLQSPVAGKRLSDAAGNNSVLEALENSPHSGRLSPRITSASLHGGLGDIPAKGKFEIDSLFGGHHGGENASAADISSSDGRKKMSLYADASQDSDMNSDVEVGCPAHRSPSQHKENNKGFSDGANSGTSNAGSTSLSGVNGNSMGSNNSNADQVRRYRTAFTREQIGRLEKEFYRENYVSRPRRCELAAALNLPETTIKVWFQNRRMKDKRQRLAMSWPHPADPSFYTYMMTHAAATGSLPYPFHSHMPLHYYPHVGVTAAAAAAAATGAASSPFATSIRPLDTFRALSHPYSRPELLCSFRHPGLYQSPAGLNSSAAAASAAAAAAAAAAAVSAPSAAGPCSCLSCHSSQAASALGSRSAGADFTCTASGQRSESGFLPYSAAVLSKTSVPSPDQREESSLNR; this comes from the exons ATGATGGAGAGGATAAGAAAGGAGATGATATTGATGGAGAGGGGTCTGCAGAGCCCCGTGGCGGGGAAGCGGCTCTCGGACGCGGCTGGGAATAACTCGGTGCTGGAGGCCCTGGAGAACTCCCCGCACAGCGGCCGGCTGAGTCCGAGGATCACCTCCGCCTCGCTCCATGGCGGCCTGGGCGACATTCCCGCCAAAGGCAAGTTTGAAATCGACAGCCTGTTCGGGGGCCACCACGGCGGCGAGAACGCGTCCGCGGCGGACATCTCGTCCTCGGACGGCAGGAAGAAGATGAGCCTGTACGCCGACGCGTCGCAGGACTCGGACATGAACAGCGACGTGGAGGTGGGCTGCCCGGCGCACCGCTCGCCGAGCCAGCACAAGGAGAACAACAAAG GGTTTTCAGACGGGGCCAATTCCGGGACCTCCAACGCCGGCTCGACCTCCCTCTCCGGCGTGAACGGCAACTCCATGGGGTCGAACAATTCCAACGCCGACCAGGTGCGGAGGTACCGGACCGCGTTCACCCGGGAGCAGATCGGCAGGCTGGAGAAGGAGTTTTACAGGGAAAACTACGTGTCGAGGCCGAGGAGGTGCGAACTGGCTGCAGCGCTCAACCTCCCCGAGACTACCATCAAG GTGTGGTTCCAGAACAGACGGATGAAGGATAAAAGGCAACGTTTGGCGATGTCGTGGCCCCATCCCGCGGACCCCAGCTTCTACACCTACATGATGACGCACGCGGCGGCTACCGGAAGTCTGCCGTACCCTTTCCACTCGCACATGCCTCTGCACTACTACCCGCACGTCGGCGTcacggccgccgccgccgccgccgccgccacgggCGCCGCCTCGTCCCCTTTCGCCACCTCCATCCGGCCCCTCGACACCTTCCGAGCCCTCTCCCACCCCTACTCCCGACCCGAGCTCCTGTGCAGCTTCAGGCACCCGGGACTCTACCAGTCGCCCGCGGGCCTCAACagctcggcggcggcggcgtccgcggcggcggcggcggcggcggcggcggcggccgtcAGCGCGCCGTCGGCCGCGGGGCCGTGCTCGTGCCTGAGCTGCCACAGCAGCCAGGCGGCCAGCGCGCTGGGCTCCAGGAGCGCGGGCGCCGACTTCACCTGCACGGCGTCGGGGCAAAGGTCCGAGAGCGGCTTCCTGCCTTACTCCGCCGCCGTCCTCAGCAAGACCTCCGTCCCGTCGCCGGACCAGCGGGAAGAGAGCTCGCTTAACAGATAA